The following coding sequences lie in one Marinihelvus fidelis genomic window:
- a CDS encoding cob(I)yrinic acid a,c-diamide adenosyltransferase codes for MGNRLSKIYTRTGDAGDTGLGDGSRVDKDSPRVEAFGTVDELNSTVGLLLASELPDDVRTTLTRLQHELFDLGGELCMPGYTMIPDEYVEALENDLDRFNEDLPPLKDFILPGGSEAAARCHLARVTCRRAERRVVTLGKLEDTNPVSARYLNRLSDLLFVLARVLARADGGSEVLWVHGDRRDG; via the coding sequence GGTAATCGACTCTCAAAAATCTACACACGAACCGGCGATGCCGGCGACACCGGCCTGGGCGATGGCTCCCGGGTCGACAAGGACAGCCCGCGCGTCGAGGCCTTCGGCACCGTGGACGAACTCAATTCAACGGTCGGGCTGCTGCTCGCCAGTGAACTGCCCGATGACGTGCGCACCACCCTGACACGGCTGCAGCACGAGTTGTTCGACCTGGGCGGCGAGTTGTGCATGCCGGGCTACACGATGATTCCGGACGAGTACGTCGAGGCACTGGAGAACGATCTCGACCGGTTCAACGAGGATCTGCCGCCATTGAAGGACTTTATCCTGCCCGGTGGTTCGGAAGCCGCGGCGCGATGCCACCTGGCGCGGGTCACCTGCCGGCGGGCCGAGCGTCGCGTAGTGACGCTGGGCAAACTCGAGGACACCAACCCGGTCAGCGCCCGGTACCTGAACCGGCTGTCGGACCTGTTGTTTGTGCTGGCCCGGGTTTTGGCGCGTGC